A single region of the Biomphalaria glabrata chromosome 15, xgBioGlab47.1, whole genome shotgun sequence genome encodes:
- the LOC106060240 gene encoding metalloreductase STEAP4-like produces MANEALIPLMKQKMKTDNREGRTTLGIIGTGNFAVALAKRLTMSGYDVIMGSRRPEARQNNLTMISDCLCGVELTSIAECFRKASIIFVALHMEDFKITLEPFVDAARGKILIDVSNREHPYAAISNAEHLASVLKHSIVVKGFNSISAYTLESFQESGSSHKVFIASNDSMARNKVADIAKTMGFSVVDLGGIRSARFMEEFVLRVFSHWKIPIIFTFGIFNLWSLYIVYLYFIEASVFQWEQVFLKVLNKPLCMTAITVLAITYLPSQLASIVQVYNGTKHKQFPRFLATWLKSRKQFGLISFFLITIHVIASTVMMSPTYYSSWFRPVTVTVPANVSVSQVLPVSPGVMIWKGEAACLVGITAFVILAIVAVTSIPSVGDSLNWSEWRCIHSKLSLAGLILTVGHVCIMGAPNWVNLETLKLFKSITFLSILLPLLVILLRLTFGCPPLSGYLRKIRRGWERNSESQISPLVQEEPVTILHQFDEKMVNGYQGVRLESSCCCDNTAPAPSTSSCNQPKSVSFNVQCECSAV; encoded by the exons ATGGCCAATGAAGCTCTGATACCACTTatgaaacagaaaatgaaaacgGACAATCGTGAAGGGCGGACAACTCTAGGGATTATAGGCACAGGAAATTTCGCCGTGGCTTTGGCCAAAAGACTCACAATGTCGGGCTATGACGTCATCATGGGAAGTCGTCGACCCGAAGCACGCCAGAACAATCTGACCATGATCAGTGACTGCCTCTGTGGAGTGGAGCTGACGTCCATAGCAGAATGTTTTCGTAAGGCAAGCATCATCTTTGTGGCATTGCACATGGAAGATTTCAAAATCACGCTGGAGCCTTTCGTGGATGCCGCCAGAGGGAAAATTTTAATAGATGTTTCAAACAGAGAGCATCCCTATGCAGCTATTTCCAATGCTGAACACTTGGCTTCTGTACTGAAGCATTCTATAGTGGTTAAAGGCTTCAACTCTATCTCGGCCTACACGCTGGAGTCGTTCCAAGAAAGCGGATCAAGTCACAAAGTTTTTATAGCAAGCAACGATTCCATGGCAAGAAACAAAGTGGCCGACATCGCCAAAACTATGGGCTTCAGTGTGGTGGATCTAGGCGGGATCAGGTCAGCTCGCTTCATGGAAGAGTTTGTCTTGAGGGTCTTTTCGCACTGGAAAATCCCGATCATCTTTACATTCGGAATCTTCAACCTTTGGTCACTgtacattgtttatttatactttatagaaGCTTCTGTGTTCCAGTGGGAGCAAGTCTTTCTGAAGGTGCTCAACAAACCTTTGTGTATGACGGCCATTACAGTTCTAGCTATAACCTATTTACCAA GTCAGTTAGCATCCATTGTTCAAGTTTATAACGGCACAAAACACAAACAATTTCCCAGGTTTCTGGCTACGTGGCTGAAGAGTCGGAAACAGTTTGGTTTAATTAGCTTTTTTCTGATCACTATCCACGTCATCGCATCCACAGTCATGATGTCACCGACCTACTACAGCTCCTGGTTTCGTCCAGTCACTGTCACAGTCCCGGCCAACGTTTCCGTCAGTCAGGTTTTGCCTGTTAGCCCTGGTGTGATGATTTGGAAAGGCGAAGCAGCTTGCCTGGTGGGTATAACAGCTTTTGTCATTCTTGCCATCGTGGCGGTGACCTCGATACCTTCTGTTGGAGATTCATTGAACTGGTCGGAGTGGAGATGTATTCACTCCAAGCTGAGTTTAGCAGGGCTCATCCTGACAGTAGGGCATGTGTGCATTATGGGGGCTCCAAACTGGGTAAACTTAGAAACGTTGAAACTATTTAAGTCTATAACATTCCTGAGCATACTTCTTCCCTTGCTAGTCATTCTTCTGAGACTAACTTTCGGCTGCCCGCCTCTCAGTGGTTATCTAAGGAAGATACGCCGAGGTTGGGAGAGAAATTCTGAAAGTCAAATCTCTCCTCTAGTGCAAGAAGAGCCGGTGACCATCCTCCACCAGTTTGATGAAAAAATGGTGAATGGTTATCAAGGCGTAAGGTTGGAGTCTTCCTGTTGCTGTGACAACACCGCTCCCGCCCCCTCAACGTCTTCTTGTAATCAACCAAAGTCTGTCTCTTTTAATGTCCAGTGTGAGTGTTCTGCTGTGTAA